In Effusibacillus lacus, one DNA window encodes the following:
- a CDS encoding Hsp20/alpha crystallin family protein, translating to MPLIPYEPFRHLENMRRELDRFFATDFPALRTGFGQNLGTPSIDIYETENELVATCDIPGVEKKEDILIDIDNNILSVSGTINRLNEIKEENMHRQERFVGRFHRSVTLPTRVSSEGVKASYKNGVLEIRMPKLTGENKKRIDVDFH from the coding sequence ATGCCTTTAATTCCTTATGAACCCTTCCGTCACCTTGAAAACATGAGAAGGGAGTTAGACCGTTTCTTTGCCACTGATTTTCCTGCTTTAAGGACAGGCTTTGGTCAGAATCTCGGCACACCAAGTATTGATATTTATGAAACGGAAAATGAACTTGTAGCAACGTGCGATATTCCGGGAGTAGAAAAGAAAGAAGACATACTTATTGATATCGATAACAACATTCTTTCCGTTAGCGGAACCATTAACAGACTAAATGAAATCAAGGAAGAAAACATGCATAGACAAGAACGGTTTGTAGGGCGCTTTCATCGTTCCGTGACGCTGCCGACCCGTGTTTCATCAGAAGGTGTTAAAGCCTCTTACAAGAATGGAGTTCTTGAAATTCGTATGCCAAAATTAACAGGTGAGAATAAGAAAAGAATTGATGTTGACTTTCATTAA
- a CDS encoding GspE/PulE family protein, translated as MSTVLTLDWVEYVIDMAVRMEASDIHIEPTGREFEVRFRIDGDLQRPPQLPSCDISSVQRIKVLAEMDIAERRLPQDGSFQVQTQEGTLDIRVSTLPTVEGEKVVMRLHRHSQLLQQLEQLRMGEGMLLQFQSLLSQLRGMIIATGPTGSGKSTTLLAALRYLHSRHLNIVTLEDPVESRIPGVHQVQINERAGLTFARGLRSILRQDPDVIMVGEIRDGETAGIAVRAALTGHLVLTTLHTDTAEGALIRLVDLGVERYLAAAAVKGVLAQRLVRCTDGGRRGVFDLLPVTSEVQEWLLNGSHSTQKPVILKQRVMQNTLRNLILQGEVQADEYKKLFGGDVQCSTSAADGEATANSPDFVHEWADSCGAALPSMRA; from the coding sequence ATGTCCACAGTCCTGACCTTGGATTGGGTCGAGTACGTCATTGATATGGCCGTCCGTATGGAGGCAAGCGACATTCATATAGAGCCCACGGGGCGAGAGTTTGAAGTGCGGTTCCGGATTGACGGAGATCTGCAGCGGCCTCCCCAGTTGCCGTCCTGTGACATCAGTTCGGTGCAACGAATCAAAGTGCTGGCCGAGATGGACATTGCGGAAAGAAGACTCCCCCAGGACGGCAGTTTTCAGGTACAGACCCAAGAAGGAACTTTAGACATACGGGTCTCGACACTTCCTACGGTGGAAGGGGAGAAAGTCGTCATGCGCCTCCATCGGCACTCCCAACTGCTGCAGCAACTGGAGCAATTGAGGATGGGGGAAGGGATGCTCCTGCAATTCCAAAGCTTGTTAAGTCAACTTCGAGGCATGATCATCGCTACCGGGCCAACCGGTTCCGGCAAATCCACCACGTTGCTCGCAGCCCTCCGCTATCTCCATTCCCGCCATCTTAACATTGTGACACTGGAAGACCCTGTGGAAAGCCGGATTCCCGGTGTTCATCAGGTTCAGATCAACGAGCGGGCAGGCCTGACCTTTGCCAGAGGATTGCGCTCCATTCTAAGACAGGATCCGGATGTGATCATGGTGGGGGAAATCCGGGACGGGGAAACAGCCGGAATTGCTGTACGGGCTGCGCTAACGGGTCACCTGGTTCTTACCACATTGCATACGGACACAGCCGAAGGGGCCTTGATTCGTCTTGTGGATTTGGGAGTCGAGAGATATCTGGCGGCTGCCGCCGTGAAGGGTGTCCTTGCCCAAAGACTTGTCAGATGCACCGACGGAGGACGGAGAGGGGTTTTTGACCTGCTGCCGGTCACATCAGAAGTTCAGGAGTGGCTGCTAAACGGCTCACACTCTACCCAAAAGCCTGTGATCTTGAAGCAACGGGTCATGCAGAACACTCTCCGGAATTTAATCTTGCAAGGTGAAGTACAAGCGGATGAATACAAGAAACTGTTTGGGGGTGATGTGCAGTGTTCCACATCCGCAGCAGATGGAGAAGCGACCGCAAACTCGCCCGATTTTGTTCACGAATGGGCGGACTCCTGCGGAGCGGCCTTACCCTCCATGCGAGCTTGA
- a CDS encoding type II secretion system F family protein, giving the protein MGGLLRSGLTLHASLSLLYQQAPKREAMTLRVLIEGVESGQSLSKLFLQEKFHPMVPALALVGEESGNLVRAFTRLGEHFQNRFAWKQKVIGSLIYPAVVAVVMVIVTLLVLYGILPRFETMYLNLGFALPKETERLFSFTSMLRQTLPWFFLGFVLLCLLPFTMKRMIMSRFPQLGAAVFAIPGIKRVWRLWLSYRLADTIAILAASGAPLLHALDTCERTAHFSLERKVVRSIIERILSGSTLTDALRSQYWIDPMLVHSVQAAEASGDLSGVCQFAAKEFEADLQRIVQRLVQLVEPAIILGLGILVGFVVLAVVMPMMQMVQSI; this is encoded by the coding sequence ATGGGCGGACTCCTGCGGAGCGGCCTTACCCTCCATGCGAGCTTGAGCCTTCTGTATCAGCAGGCACCCAAACGGGAGGCGATGACATTAAGGGTTCTGATCGAAGGAGTTGAATCAGGTCAATCTCTGTCAAAGCTGTTCCTGCAGGAAAAATTTCATCCCATGGTTCCGGCCCTGGCGTTGGTGGGGGAGGAAAGCGGCAATCTGGTCCGTGCTTTCACCCGTTTAGGAGAACATTTCCAAAACCGCTTTGCCTGGAAGCAGAAAGTGATCGGCTCTCTGATCTACCCGGCGGTGGTGGCAGTTGTAATGGTTATTGTCACACTACTTGTCCTCTACGGTATTCTCCCCCGATTTGAAACCATGTATCTCAACCTCGGATTTGCCCTTCCCAAAGAAACGGAGAGGCTGTTTTCCTTTACCTCGATGCTTCGCCAAACACTCCCGTGGTTCTTTCTTGGTTTTGTGCTTCTGTGTTTACTCCCCTTTACCATGAAGCGAATGATAATGTCGCGCTTCCCCCAATTGGGAGCCGCGGTGTTTGCCATACCCGGAATCAAACGGGTCTGGCGATTGTGGCTGTCCTACCGTCTGGCCGATACCATCGCCATCCTTGCGGCAAGCGGGGCGCCACTACTGCATGCACTCGATACATGTGAACGAACGGCCCATTTTTCATTGGAGCGAAAAGTAGTCCGTTCCATCATCGAACGAATCCTGTCCGGATCTACGTTGACCGATGCTCTGCGCTCCCAATACTGGATTGATCCGATGCTGGTTCATTCCGTTCAGGCGGCGGAAGCAAGCGGGGATCTCAGCGGCGTTTGCCAATTTGCGGCCAAAGAATTTGAAGCCGATCTGCAGCGGATTGTGCAGCGCCTCGTGCAGCTGGTGGAACCGGCGATCATCCTGGGGCTGGGCATTCTGGTCGGATTTGTCGTACTTGCCGTAGTCATGCCCATGATGCAGATGGTGCAATCGATCTAG
- a CDS encoding L-lactate dehydrogenase, whose protein sequence is MNQQFKATRIAVIGAGAVGSTTAYTLLLRHRATELVLIDANRNKALGDALDMNHGLPFVGGVKVWAGDYPDCADADIIIIAAGAAQRPGETRLDLLKRNVEIFENIIENVLKYNQNSILLVATNPVDIIAYFSWKKSGFPPHRVIGSGTLLDSARFRYLIGEKLRIDPRSIHGHIIGEHGDTELPVWSLTNIAGTSLELPEEDKQEIFANTRDAAYQIIQAKGATYYAIALALDRICAAILHNESSVLTVSTLLEDYHGISDVYLGVPCVVDRTGVRQVMKLSLADSEIEMLRRSANTLKDRIAEIRF, encoded by the coding sequence ATGAATCAACAATTCAAAGCAACACGCATAGCAGTTATCGGGGCAGGGGCCGTCGGATCCACCACCGCTTACACCCTTTTGTTGCGCCACCGGGCCACTGAGCTTGTCCTGATCGATGCAAACCGGAATAAGGCGCTGGGGGATGCACTCGACATGAACCATGGACTGCCTTTTGTCGGAGGGGTCAAAGTGTGGGCGGGCGACTATCCGGATTGCGCAGACGCAGACATCATCATCATTGCGGCAGGCGCAGCGCAAAGACCCGGAGAAACCCGGCTCGATCTTCTGAAACGCAATGTGGAGATATTTGAGAACATCATCGAAAATGTGCTGAAATACAACCAAAACTCAATTTTGCTTGTAGCAACCAATCCGGTAGACATCATAGCGTATTTTTCCTGGAAAAAATCGGGTTTTCCGCCGCACCGGGTCATCGGATCCGGCACACTCCTGGATAGTGCACGGTTCCGGTATCTGATCGGGGAAAAATTGCGGATAGATCCGCGAAGCATTCACGGCCATATCATCGGTGAGCACGGCGATACGGAACTCCCCGTCTGGAGCCTGACGAACATTGCGGGCACAAGTCTTGAACTGCCGGAGGAAGACAAACAGGAGATCTTCGCGAATACCCGGGATGCGGCCTACCAAATCATTCAGGCAAAAGGAGCCACCTACTACGCAATTGCCCTGGCCCTGGACCGGATCTGTGCCGCCATTCTGCATAATGAATCTTCCGTTTTGACCGTATCGACGCTGCTGGAGGATTATCACGGGATTTCCGATGTGTATCTGGGCGTTCCTTGCGTGGTAGACAGAACCGGGGTAAGACAAGTGATGAAACTGTCCCTGGCCGACAGCGAAATTGAAATGTTGAGGCGTTCCGCCAATACACTGAAAGACCGGATTGCAGAAATCCGATTCTAG
- a CDS encoding competence type IV pilus major pilin ComGC: MDSVQSERGFTLVELVISLFVISVIIAISIPHLKSVGEKAQTTACEGNQKLIRSQMENYYLAEHSWPGGLQDLKSKNYLQTIPVCPKGGTYSLSVSNDEAVVSCSKHPAQPAAK, from the coding sequence ATGGATTCCGTACAGTCCGAAAGAGGATTCACCCTCGTGGAATTGGTGATCTCTCTGTTTGTAATCTCTGTGATTATTGCCATTTCCATCCCGCATTTAAAGTCGGTAGGGGAGAAGGCGCAAACTACGGCATGCGAAGGCAACCAGAAGCTGATCCGTTCCCAGATGGAAAACTACTACCTGGCGGAACACTCATGGCCGGGCGGTCTGCAAGACCTGAAAAGCAAAAATTATCTGCAGACCATCCCCGTCTGCCCAAAAGGAGGGACCTACTCCCTGTCGGTGTCAAATGATGAAGCGGTCGTGTCCTGTTCAAAACATCCCGCGCAGCCTGCAGCGAAATAA
- a CDS encoding prepilin-type N-terminal cleavage/methylation domain-containing protein yields MKRSCPVQNIPRSLQRNNAGYSLLELLVVLFCLSALLGIAMPAYRQTVDYWHLKSAADQLAAHLKECQSQAVLSGIPQSLHIAGETQYEIRSGAGVKLKVKLPKGIRLSGNLALNRNFIEFNGKGHPAGGGSLVLENSHGKKFRITVQLHTGQIQLKEGTDEQDS; encoded by the coding sequence ATGAAGCGGTCGTGTCCTGTTCAAAACATCCCGCGCAGCCTGCAGCGAAATAACGCGGGTTACAGCCTGCTGGAACTGCTTGTTGTTCTGTTCTGCCTGTCGGCTCTGTTGGGGATTGCCATGCCCGCGTATCGGCAGACGGTTGACTACTGGCACCTCAAATCTGCGGCAGATCAATTGGCAGCCCATTTAAAAGAATGCCAGTCACAGGCGGTGTTATCCGGCATACCCCAGTCCCTGCATATTGCGGGTGAGACCCAATATGAAATTAGGTCCGGGGCGGGGGTGAAACTTAAGGTGAAGCTTCCAAAAGGGATTCGCTTGTCCGGAAATTTGGCGCTCAATCGCAACTTTATAGAGTTTAATGGCAAGGGACACCCGGCCGGGGGAGGATCCTTGGTGCTTGAAAATTCACACGGCAAGAAATTCCGGATCACCGTTCAATTGCATACTGGTCAAATTCAATTGAAGGAGGGGACGGATGAACAGGATTCATAG
- a CDS encoding type IV pilus modification PilV family protein translates to MNRIHRIQKVSGKAGGFSLLESVTAIFVLTVGLAAAVPITISVQSKERLAAGMMQASELAINELERALADKMREGVWTVSDNGKQYSVQVRSTPDKAGSRVEVQVSFNERGNQHAVSYEALLPGFR, encoded by the coding sequence ATGAACAGGATTCATAGGATTCAGAAGGTATCCGGCAAGGCAGGGGGATTCTCTCTGCTGGAGTCTGTTACGGCCATTTTTGTGTTGACCGTTGGTTTGGCAGCGGCCGTACCCATTACCATCTCCGTGCAAAGCAAAGAGAGGCTTGCTGCCGGTATGATGCAGGCGTCCGAGCTGGCTATAAATGAACTGGAACGAGCTCTCGCAGACAAAATGCGAGAAGGTGTCTGGACGGTTTCAGACAACGGAAAGCAATACTCGGTTCAAGTTCGCAGCACCCCCGACAAGGCAGGCAGCCGCGTGGAGGTGCAAGTATCCTTTAACGAAAGGGGCAACCAGCATGCGGTATCCTATGAAGCGTTGCTGCCCGGGTTCAGATGA